Proteins encoded together in one Prunus dulcis chromosome 3, ALMONDv2, whole genome shotgun sequence window:
- the LOC117621463 gene encoding mannan endo-1,4-beta-mannosidase 2-like translates to MILRSSPTYRKKMVVAGNGLFYPIVGFASCVAFIYMSFGGLGTNLQEKTKLGFVERNGTQFMLDGKAFYINGWNSYWLMDHSVDEYTKPRVREILQAGAKMGLTVCRTWAFNDGDYNALQISPGRFNEQVFKALDHVIVEAKQQGIRLLFSLVNNLQAYGGKTQYVKWAWDEGVGLSASNDSFFFDPSIRNYFKNYVKTLLTRKNTLNGIQYRDDPTIFAWELINEPRCITDASGDTLQDWIEEMSAFVKAIDKKHLLTVGLEGFYGPKNPKRLTVNPEMWASRLGSDFIRNSKVPNIDFASVHIYPDHWFHDKEFHENLKFVSKWMHSHIEDGDKELNKPVMFTEYGLSNQNKDFEPSQRDRFYKVILDAIYKSAKKKGSGAGSLVWQLFVGGMDKYNDEFGIVPWERPSTYKLIIEQSCRLARLHGPTQQQRNLKDLCSQRQ, encoded by the exons ATGATCTTGAGGTCCTCTCCAACGTATAGGAAGAAAATGGTAGTGGCAGGAAATGGCCTGTTCTACCCAATTGTTGGATTTGCATCGTGTGTGGCTTTCATCTACATGTCCTTCGGTGGCTTGGGGACGAATTTACAGGAAAAAACCAAGCTGGGTTTTGTGGAGAGGAATGGGACTCAGTTCATGTTAGATGGCAAAGCATTTTACATTAATGGGTGGAATTCTTACTGGTTAATGGATCATAGTGTGGATGAGTATACCAAACCCAGGGTGCGGGAGATACTGCAAGCTGGTGCGAAAATGGGTCTTACCGTGTGCCGAACTTGGGCCTTTAATGATGGAGACTACAATGCCCTCCAGATTTCGCCTGGTCGCTTCAATGAGCAAGTGTTCAAG GCTTTGGATCATGTCATTGTAGAAGCTAAACAACAGGGTATCAGGTTGCTTTTTAGCTTAGTTAATAACTTGCAAGCATATGGTGGGAAGACTCAGTATGTGAAGTGGGCGTGGGATGAAGGTGTTGGTTTGAGCGCTTCCAATGACTCCTTTTTCTTCGATCCTTCCATTCGAAATTATTTCAAGAATTACGTGAAG ACTCTCCTAACGAGGAAGAATACTCTCAATGGAATTCAATATAGAGATGATCCTACCATTTTTGCATGGGAGTTAATAAACGAACCCCGTTGCATTACTGATGCTTCAGGCGACACTCTCCAA GATTGGATAGAAGAAATGTCAGCATTTGTTAAAGCAATTGACAAGAAACATCTACTGACTGTGGGCCTTGAAGGATTTTATGGTCCTAAAAACCCCAAAAGGTTGACTGTGAATCCAGAAATGTGGGCATCTAGACTTGGATCAGATTTTATTCGCAACTCCAAGGTCCCAAACATTGATTTTGCTTCTGTTCATATTTACCCTGACCACTG GTTTCATGATAAAGAATTTCACGAGAACCTCAAATTTGTCTCCAAGTGGATGCATTCTCACATAGAAGATGGGGACAAAGAGCTGAATAAACCTGTGATGTTCACCGAATATGGATTGTCAAACCAGAACAAAGACTTTGAACCATCTCAGCGCGATAGATTTTACAAAGTTATTTTAGATGCCATTTACAAatctgcaaagaaaaaggggtCTGGTGCAGGTTCTTTAGTCTGGCAGTTATTCGTCGGAGGAATGGACAAGTATAATGATGAATTTGGGATTGTTCCATGGGAAAGGCCATCTACATATAAGCTGATAATAGAACAATCATGCAGGTTGGCTAGACTCCATGGACCAACTCAACAACAGCGAAATTTGAAAGACTTGTGCTCGCAAAGACAGTGA
- the LOC117622415 gene encoding uncharacterized protein LOC117622415, whose translation MVQKLKLASPVKFYGNSLPRPRIYTDVKFNDHRVDPPVAVLDPLLWWANEAHWSMGGLSFKRIRLQGRIEGNVGRLRVQREKTERKRQKLEKSANGSASNQSNSKRAASDSPPPAPIATKRRRFLDLIDEDDEDGNDADEMEHEVEAVKGKRLVKNLADAFDKVAMEGEGGNSLGPSKGLGGESEGIATRTRSRRSEEDEAAETVLKVAEEVNKLSFKDKKLKGKSKGKENKQQTGSSNVNGTRTSPRLANRS comes from the coding sequence ATGGTGCAAAAGCTCAAGCTTGCTAGCCCAGTCAAGTTCTACGGCAACAGCCTCCCCCGCCCCCGGATCTACACCGACGTCAAGTTCAACGACCACCGAGTCGATCCGCCTGTTGCCGTCCTCGACCCTCTGCTCTGGTGGGCCAACGAAGCTCACTGGTCCATGGGCGGCCTCAGTTTCAAGCGCATAAGGCTCCAGGGCCGTATTGAAGGCAACGTCGGCAGGCTCCGCGTGCAGCGCGAGAAGACCGAGAGGAAGAGGCAAAAACTCGAGAAATCCGCAAATGGGTCGGCCTCAAATCAGTCCAATAGCAAGAGGGCTGCCTCCGATTCGCCTCCTCCGGCTCCGATTGCGACGAAGCGCCGGAGATTCTTGGATCTGAtcgatgaagatgatgaagatggtAACGATGCGGATGAGATGGAGCATGAGGTTGAGGCTGTGAAGGGGAAGAGGCTCGTGAAGAATCTAGCGGATGCGTTTGATAAGGTGGCTATGGAGGGCGAGGGAGGCAACAGCCTGGGCCCATCGAAGGGTTTGGGTGGTGAATCTGAGGGAATTGCAACAAGAACTCGGAGTCGGAGATCGGAGGAAGATGAGGCTGCAGAGACTGTATTGAAGGTGGCAGAGGAGGTAAATAAGTTGAGTTTCAAGGACAAAAAGTTGAAGGGCAAAAGCAAGGGAAAAGAGAACAAGCAGCAGACCGGGTCTAGCAATGTAAATGGGACTAGGACTTCGCCCAGATTGGCAAACCGTAGCTGA
- the LOC117622083 gene encoding ankyrin repeat domain-containing protein EMB506, chloroplastic-like gives MGTVSISPFSAPHSLSAPKGYHSFAILSSFKHFTAKENSHQLQLLHNTNVLKAYNIRRGSFSFHGAEKHSKLRNFLVESNPTSSSSLQTHMGTWEDPDDGGGSEDEEETEEHDLGFQSEWEEEGEEEKGAPAAASVDRSTTNKYEEELVKEVEQLLEQEEKAILQKHATPYMEKISTAKWNPVHTLALSGLVTFMDKLLDDGVDINVVDKDGLTALHTAIIAKKEAVISHLLRKGASPHIRDGDGATPLHYAVQVGTKRIVKLLIKYKVDVNVADNDGWTPLHIAVQSRNRDIAKILLVNGADKSRRNEDGRTPLDLGLCYGKDFKSYDLTKLLKTVPMDREF, from the exons ATGGGCACGGTTTCAATCTCACCATTCTCAGCTCCACATTCACTCTCTGCCCCAAAAGGTTACCATTCCTTTGCAATTTTGAGCTCTTTCAAGCATTTCACGGCCAAAGAAAATAGCCATCAATTACAATTGCTTCATAACACCAATGTTTTGAAAGCGTATAATATAAGGAGGGGAAGCTTCAGCTTCCATGGTGCTGAGAAGCACTCCaagttgagaaattttttggttgagtcAAACCcaacatcttcatcttcattaCAGACCCACATGGGAACGTGGGAAGATCCTGACGATGGCGGCGGCAGTGAAGATGAGGAAGAAACAGAAGAACATGACTTGGGTTTCCAAAGTGAatgggaagaagaaggagaagaagagaaaggtGCTCCAGCTGCTGCTTCTGTTGACAGGTCCACAACAAACAAGTATGAAGAGGAACTTGTGAAAG AGGTGGAACAGCTCTTggagcaagaagaaaaagcaatTTTGCAAAAGCATGCGACTCCCTATATGGAGAAAATATCAACT GCAAAATGGAATCCGGTACATACTCTTGCACTATCGGGGCTGGTAACTTTCATGGACAAGTTACTTGACGATGGTGTAGATATTAATGTTGTTGATAAG GATGGCTTAACTGCTCTTCACACTGCAATCATAGCCAAAAAGGAAGCTGTTATTAGTCATCTTCTACGAAAAGGTGCAAGTCCTCATATCAGAGATGgg GATGGTGCTACGCCACTTCATTATGCAGTACAAGTAGGCACCAAGCGGATTGTCAAGTTATTGATCAAATATAAAGTTGATGTCAATGTTGCAGATAAt GATGGATGGACTCCGTTGCATATTGCTGTACAAAGTAGAAATAGAGATATTGCAAAAATTTTGTTAGTCAATGGTGCAGATAAGAGTAGAAGAAATGAG gATGGCAGAACTCCCCTAGATCTGGGCTTATGTTATGGGAAAGACTTCAAGTCCTATGACCTCACTAAGCTACTGAAGACAGTGCCAATGGACAGAGAGTTTTAG